ACTAAATAGAGACAATTGAAACTTTAGAGGCTAAATTGAGACTCGTGTATAAATTTAGGGACCAAATCGAATATTATCTCGATATTTTATATGtgaattaataacaaaaataattatttttcgtATTGACTGACTATCTAAAAACATGATTATGAAAAGCTTTTAACACGAAATTAAACtccaaaattaaattcattaatatTTCATACAAAAGTTATTCAAAAATACAGCAATAAAAACTCTTATGTACAAATAAGGAATCTGTAATTTTGTAGCCTTCATTTTGTAGTATCCTCACCAGTCTTTGTACTGTTATTATCTGCGGCCCCTTGTCGCTGTTGCTCTGCAGCCGCCGCGGCCAAAAACTCAGAGCCGCTGCTCTTTCCGGCGCCGGCGGCCAGGCTCAAGTCAAAGGCCGAAGTTTTATTATTATCGTCGTTGTTGACCTCTGAACCTGTGGGTGCCATGGTGACAACCGGCTGTGGACACGTGAGGAGTGCTGCTACTGCTTGAAGGGAGAAGCTCTCGATCTCGAAAAGATCAGAACTCGCATCGCTCGCGTCGTCGGCGTCACGTGACAATGGACTCGGCGGCGACGCCAAGTTCCGACGacgattattattattattattattgttttctctttctctgTCGACGGTTATTATTGGTTGGAAAACTTCCATCGAGTGACGTGGCGGAATTGGATATTCCTCGTGAACTACGTTCAGAACCTGCTTTTTGCTATGGCAGGAAGTGGCGGTTGGTGTTGCTGCTGCCAGTGAAGGAAAAGTGAAGCCCTCAGTGGTTGGTTTTCCAAGAACCGTGTCCATATCGGGTTGCAATTCTTCGGAATTTTCTGTTACGGAAATCGTAACTGATTTCTGTTGCTGCTGTTGCGGTTGCGGTTGAGATTGAGATTTTGGGGGTATTTTGGTAAATGGAGTCTTGGATTTGGGATTTGGCGTGGGTTGTTTAACTTGCACAGACGTTTTACAGAAGCAGGGGCATTTTCGTAAAAGCCATGCGGGTTTTGAATTTGGACAATACGAAGCTCTGTTTTTCGCCGCCTTCGGTTTGTTAAAACGGTTATTGCTCAAGGCGGAGACAGAAACCGCGGTTCTCGGTGGACGATTATGAAGCTCCGTCGTCGTCTTCGTCGTCTTCATGGTTGTCTTTGAGAGCTctgcattattattattcttgtgTTGGGAATTCATGGTAGCAACAACAGGAGAAACTCTTGTATTGTTATTGCTActggtgttggtggtggtggtgactTCTTTGAAGTAGGTTTGAGAATTAAAAATGGTGAGTGCAGAGTTTGAATGAAGATTATGAGGTGTAATAGTTTGGTGGTGTTGGCATTTGTTAAGGTGATGAGgtgaattattgttgttgttattatgtGGCAAGGTAGTGGTGGGTGGTGACTTTGGGTTATGATGATGAGAGGTGTTGGTCACTTTTCCTCTTTCCATTTTGCAGACACTGTTTTTCTTTTCTCAGGGATGTTGAAAGTGTAACTGACAAATTAAGACTCAGGATCGGATTGGAGCTGTTCTGAACTTGTGATGCATATTTGTAGATGCTTGTATCTGCCACTGCCACTGTTTGCTAATTTGTCTTCTCATCAATCACAAACCAATCAAACccaaaacaaaaatatcatTCACAACAAGcactctatatatatatattatttttatgtgaagttgTTTATTGAGATACGATACGTTagataatttgatatatttaattaaaggTAAAAATTCGAGTATagtcaacttcacgtgaagttgataactgagaattgttagataatttgactgattcgatctcaactatcaacttcacgtaaagtcgactgcactgagttttcaccttaactaaattattatctaacaaTTCTTAATTAGTAATTTTACATGAAGATGTCTGTAAATTCTCACcgtatttttaattttacatcTTTCTAccgttaaaataatatatattgtagtctattttattttaatctcacaaataagagaatatattttataaatagaagaaaaaaataaaaatatcatttaggCATTTTAGAaggaagaaaattttttttctcatcaaAACTAAACTTGTATTTCTTTTCTATTCATAATTTGGTTTACCACAAATAGATTTAAATATCATTTCTAAGAAAAATTTactttgaaaataaaaaatcttacgAAGGAAAAtacaactaaaaaaaaagagttcagaaaaaaaaataaaaattagctaaaaaaaaatttgtttattcaaaagttaaaaaaaaattatatttccaaaatttaaaaactacATATCTAAAATTCATATTAGTTTAGTATTATTACTTCCTTATACTTGTCCCAATATTATTCCTAAAAGACCATAgatatagaaaagaaagaaagaaagaaagtgccTCATGGCTTGTCTTCAAAATGAATGTTCAAATAGTACCTCTAAAAGCTAAATACTAATCATGCCACTTTCCACTCCTGAACTAATAATTTTCATCTTTATTGAAACATTTGCCAAACCTATGAACATACCTCTCAGCATTTTCTTCCATCTACCTTACGATATCAATGCAAATATAATGATGGTGgggattttttatttacttatCTTGTATTTCATAGTTTTTGGTTGCAGCTTTGCCATATACATGTTGTTGGCAGCTGTCTCATCAATTATTGAAACAAACTTGAATATGCCTTTAATTTTCAGCACAAAGCAAAGCAGTAGGTTGAGGGAGCAGAATAACGCCAAGCCAAATAGAGAGCCTAAAAAGGtggtaaaaaaaatatcttttattatttgttaaatttttatctactttgtaacaaattttgacGTAAGTCTGTTTTAATCTAAGATATATAAAGATTAAGAGTAAGTAACATATTTTGAATGTgtgttaaatttttatttatagtaTTTGAAGTGGAATATTCgcaaaatatatatagataagTTCATATTGGATATACGCAGGATTTGCGTGAATATGATCATGATTACGTTATTTATAGATAAATCAGCAAgtttttattaagatttttttagGTTAAATTACATAGTTGCTCTCTacattttcaataaaattataaattagtccttatattttaaaagtttgtaattaGATTcctaaagataattaaaatttgtaatttagtcCCTG
This sequence is a window from Arachis stenosperma cultivar V10309 chromosome 10, arast.V10309.gnm1.PFL2, whole genome shotgun sequence. Protein-coding genes within it:
- the LOC130957325 gene encoding uncharacterized protein LOC130957325 translates to MERGKVTNTSHHHNPKSPPTTTLPHNNNNNNSPHHLNKCQHHQTITPHNLHSNSALTIFNSQTYFKEVTTTTNTSSNNNTRVSPVVATMNSQHKNNNNAELSKTTMKTTKTTTELHNRPPRTAVSVSALSNNRFNKPKAAKNRASYCPNSKPAWLLRKCPCFCKTSVQVKQPTPNPKSKTPFTKIPPKSQSQPQPQQQQQKSVTISVTENSEELQPDMDTVLGKPTTEGFTFPSLAAATPTATSCHSKKQVLNVVHEEYPIPPRHSMEVFQPIITVDRERENNNNNNNNRRRNLASPPSPLSRDADDASDASSDLFEIESFSLQAVAALLTCPQPVVTMAPTGSEVNNDDNNKTSAFDLSLAAGAGKSSGSEFLAAAAAEQQRQGAADNNSTKTGEDTTK